The following are encoded in a window of Fibrobacter sp. UWEL genomic DNA:
- a CDS encoding endo-1,4-beta-xylanase — protein sequence MKKSLTALAFATACAVPSFAGPGLADGAAKFVGNITTNGQVRSDFGTYWNQITAENECKWASIEGSRGNYNFTGCKNAYNWAKNNGGHFKFHALVWGSQYPSWLGNLSEADTKTAITNWFDAVQKQFPDLEMIDVVNEAIRTGNNSYHSGYTNTKIIQALGGDNNGDYTFVTTAFKMARERWPEAILIYNDYNTVQWQKNEGIQLIQTIKKNGAPVDGYGLQAHDMMTQGGGAGGTGGSGGCLNINTLKGVIEEIWTKTETPMFISEYDIGTDDDNTQKQCYSEQISYFMENEHVAGITLWGYIYGSTWTTNGNSGIIKNGNDRPAMTWLKEYLSKNKGVNTTGLAGGEVRDPEPQTPYGGTAASIPGKIEAENYDVPGYGSGNNSYSVASSGNGNSDYRKDTSPNLYKGGTGVVIGYNNTDNWYEYTVDVKETGSYTMYAAVASAGGGAFTLSIDGKAITESIAVPAAKSGTDTYDEYEKVSADVNLTAGQHILRLTVDKQYFDIDYITFVAKGEKDPEPIDGDDAIGQTIQLGAEVKADYDVFDMQGQFMGRLSAYNFGEAISTVQNGNIKFAKGVYFVRNRTNGKMQNFRIVK from the coding sequence ATGAAAAAGTCTCTTACAGCACTCGCTTTCGCAACTGCATGCGCAGTTCCGTCTTTCGCTGGCCCCGGTTTGGCTGATGGTGCAGCCAAGTTCGTGGGTAACATTACCACAAATGGCCAGGTTCGTTCCGATTTCGGTACCTACTGGAACCAGATTACCGCTGAAAATGAATGTAAATGGGCATCTATCGAAGGTTCTCGCGGTAATTATAACTTTACCGGCTGTAAAAACGCCTATAACTGGGCCAAGAACAATGGTGGACACTTCAAGTTCCACGCTCTGGTCTGGGGTTCCCAGTATCCTAGCTGGCTCGGCAACCTGAGCGAAGCCGATACCAAGACCGCTATTACCAACTGGTTTGACGCCGTCCAGAAGCAGTTCCCCGATCTGGAAATGATCGACGTGGTGAACGAAGCTATCCGTACCGGCAACAACTCTTATCATTCCGGCTATACCAATACCAAGATTATCCAAGCTCTGGGTGGCGACAACAATGGTGACTACACCTTCGTGACTACCGCCTTTAAGATGGCTCGTGAACGTTGGCCGGAAGCAATCCTGATTTATAACGACTATAATACTGTCCAGTGGCAGAAGAACGAAGGTATCCAGCTGATCCAGACCATCAAGAAGAATGGTGCTCCGGTGGATGGCTACGGCCTTCAGGCTCACGACATGATGACCCAGGGTGGTGGTGCAGGTGGTACTGGTGGTAGCGGCGGCTGCTTGAACATTAACACCCTCAAGGGCGTTATTGAAGAAATTTGGACAAAGACCGAAACCCCCATGTTCATTTCTGAATATGACATCGGTACTGACGACGATAATACCCAGAAGCAGTGCTACTCCGAACAGATTTCCTACTTCATGGAAAATGAACATGTGGCTGGCATTACCCTGTGGGGCTACATCTACGGTTCTACCTGGACTACCAACGGTAACTCTGGTATCATCAAGAATGGCAATGACCGTCCCGCAATGACCTGGCTCAAGGAATATCTGTCCAAGAACAAGGGCGTCAATACTACTGGCCTTGCTGGTGGCGAAGTCCGCGATCCTGAACCTCAGACTCCGTATGGTGGCACTGCAGCTTCCATTCCGGGTAAGATCGAAGCAGAAAACTATGACGTTCCGGGTTACGGCTCCGGCAATAACTCCTACAGTGTTGCTAGCAGCGGCAATGGTAACTCTGACTACCGTAAGGATACCAGCCCGAACCTCTACAAGGGTGGTACTGGCGTCGTGATTGGCTACAACAACACTGACAACTGGTACGAATACACCGTCGATGTCAAGGAAACTGGCTCCTATACCATGTATGCAGCTGTTGCTTCTGCAGGTGGTGGCGCATTTACCCTCTCTATCGATGGTAAGGCTATTACCGAAAGTATCGCAGTTCCCGCAGCAAAGTCCGGTACCGACACTTATGACGAATACGAAAAGGTTTCCGCTGACGTGAACCTGACCGCTGGTCAGCACATCCTGCGCCTCACTGTGGATAAGCAGTACTTTGATATTGACTACATAACCTTCGTTGCCAAGGGCGAAAAGGACCCCGAACCTATCGATGGTGATGACGCTATCGGTCAGACGATCCAGCTCGGTGCAGAAGTGAAGGCCGACTACGACGTGTTCGATATGCAGGGCCAGTTCATGGGCCGCCTCAGCGCCTATAACTTCGGCGAAGCCATCAGCACCGTCCAGAATGGTAACATCAAGTTCGCTAAGGGCGTCTACTTCGTCCGCAACCGTACCAACGGAAAGATGCAGAACTTCCGCATCGTCAAGTAA
- the pyrH gene encoding UMP kinase — MAKFKRVLLKLSGEALAGEKGHGIDNEILTEMASEIADVVKKGVQVTLVIGGGNMIRGVSASAGGMNRAQGDAMGMLGTVMNGLAMQDALDKQGIDSVVMSAIRMEPICEFFDRRKAIKLLNAGSVIIFSAGTGNPFFTTDSCAALRAIETECDVIMKVTKVDGIYTADPMKDPTATRFDDITYNDVIARGLKVMDTAAVALCMEHNMPIFVFKMEKGCLTQAAVEGNLGTLVHC, encoded by the coding sequence ATGGCAAAGTTCAAGCGTGTATTGCTGAAGCTTAGTGGCGAAGCCCTCGCAGGCGAAAAGGGTCACGGCATCGACAATGAAATTCTGACCGAGATGGCAAGTGAAATTGCAGACGTCGTTAAGAAGGGCGTGCAGGTCACTCTCGTCATCGGTGGTGGTAACATGATTCGCGGTGTGTCCGCCTCCGCAGGTGGCATGAACCGCGCCCAGGGTGACGCCATGGGTATGCTGGGTACTGTGATGAATGGACTGGCTATGCAGGACGCCCTCGACAAGCAGGGCATCGACAGCGTGGTCATGAGCGCTATCCGCATGGAACCCATTTGCGAATTCTTTGACCGCCGCAAGGCTATCAAGCTTCTGAACGCAGGCTCTGTGATTATCTTCTCCGCAGGTACCGGCAATCCCTTCTTTACCACCGACAGCTGCGCCGCTCTTCGTGCCATCGAAACTGAATGCGATGTGATCATGAAGGTGACCAAGGTGGATGGCATCTATACTGCCGACCCCATGAAGGATCCGACTGCAACTCGCTTTGATGACATTACCTATAACGACGTGATCGCTCGCGGTCTTAAGGTGATGGACACCGCCGCTGTGGCTCTGTGCATGGAACACAATATGCCCATTTTCGTGTTCAAGATGGAAAAGGGCTGCTTGACTCAGGCCGCTGTTGAAGGTAATTTAGGTACACTGGTTCATTGTTAA
- the tsf gene encoding translation elongation factor Ts gives MAAITASLVNELRQKTGVGMMQCKKALTETDGDLDKAIELLRKQGAAVAAKRADKAAKEGRIYLIETADKAAAFELSCETEPVSNNDDFVALAAMAVKAVETQAISSVEDLKAASVDGKKINDVLQDVLVKIQENIDFRKYAEIKKSANSVFGVYSHMKGKIGVITELAFEGAADEAALKAAAKDIAMQAAAFAPVALNDAAVPAETIEKEREIARAQIEAQAQATGKQTKPEFVERQLDGRVAKVLKEIVLEDQEFFMSEKNPKKLAVKDYLQEVVAKQLGLSSLKVVNFIRFERGN, from the coding sequence ATGGCCGCTATTACCGCTTCTCTCGTAAATGAACTCCGTCAGAAGACTGGCGTTGGCATGATGCAGTGCAAGAAGGCACTGACCGAAACCGACGGTGATCTGGACAAGGCAATCGAACTCCTCCGTAAGCAGGGTGCTGCTGTTGCTGCAAAGCGCGCAGACAAGGCTGCCAAGGAAGGTCGTATCTACTTGATCGAAACCGCTGATAAGGCTGCTGCATTCGAACTCTCCTGCGAAACTGAACCTGTTTCCAACAACGACGACTTCGTCGCTCTCGCAGCTATGGCTGTGAAGGCTGTTGAAACTCAGGCTATCTCTTCCGTTGAAGACCTGAAGGCTGCTTCTGTTGATGGCAAGAAGATTAACGACGTTCTCCAGGACGTTCTCGTTAAGATTCAGGAAAACATCGACTTCCGCAAGTATGCAGAAATCAAGAAGTCTGCAAACTCCGTGTTCGGTGTTTACAGCCACATGAAGGGCAAGATCGGTGTGATCACCGAACTCGCTTTCGAAGGCGCTGCCGACGAAGCTGCTCTCAAGGCTGCTGCTAAGGACATCGCTATGCAGGCCGCTGCTTTCGCTCCGGTTGCACTGAACGATGCTGCAGTTCCTGCTGAAACTATCGAAAAGGAACGCGAAATTGCTCGCGCCCAGATCGAAGCTCAGGCTCAGGCAACTGGTAAGCAGACCAAGCCGGAATTCGTTGAACGTCAGCTTGATGGCCGCGTTGCTAAGGTCCTCAAGGAAATCGTTCTCGAAGACCAGGAATTCTTCATGTCCGAAAAGAACCCGAAGAAGCTGGCTGTCAAGGACTACCTCCAGGAAGTCGTTGCTAAGCAGCTCGGTCTCTCTTCTCTGAAGGTCGTGAACTTCATCCGCTTCGAACGCGGTAACTAA
- the frr gene encoding ribosome recycling factor, protein MADYSEKMAKAVEATEREFSKIRAGQASPAILNDIRIDYYGTPTPISQVAKVSVPEPRMLLVAPWEKQLVDLIEKAIYAANIGLTPMKDGNSIRVSLPILTTERRQELAKIARKHAEDGRVAIRNIRRDANDAIKKDKEMPEDEAKKQQDEIQKATDKAIAQIDALLAAKEADILKV, encoded by the coding sequence ATGGCAGATTATTCTGAAAAGATGGCTAAGGCTGTTGAAGCTACTGAACGTGAATTCTCCAAGATCCGCGCTGGCCAGGCTTCTCCCGCTATCCTCAACGATATTCGTATTGATTACTACGGCACTCCGACTCCCATCTCTCAGGTTGCAAAGGTTTCCGTTCCGGAACCTCGTATGCTCCTGGTCGCTCCTTGGGAAAAGCAGCTGGTTGACCTGATTGAAAAGGCTATCTATGCCGCTAACATCGGTCTTACCCCCATGAAGGATGGTAACTCCATTCGCGTTAGCCTCCCGATCCTTACTACCGAACGCCGTCAGGAACTGGCTAAGATCGCTCGTAAGCATGCCGAAGACGGTCGCGTTGCTATCCGCAACATCCGTCGCGACGCTAACGACGCCATCAAGAAGGACAAGGAAATGCCCGAAGACGAAGCTAAGAAGCAGCAGGACGAAATCCAGAAGGCTACTGACAAGGCTATCGCTCAGATCGACGCACTTCTCGCTGCTAAGGAAGCCGACATTCTTAAGGTTTAA
- the rpsB gene encoding 30S ribosomal protein S2 has protein sequence MANLPSVEDLLAAGSHFGHQTQRWNPKMKPYILAEKNGIYVLNLSKTRDLLEVAAAAAKKISESGKTVLFVGTKPTARQCVLDAAAACNQFSVTNRWLGGMLTNFQTVRKSIKKIDKIDAMEQDGTFQVLGKKEVLDKTRERAKLLEVFGGIREMVNLPGLLVVTDLAHEKIAVAEARRLHIPIIGICDTNVDPTLVDYPIPANDDAVKSLKLIVDYIAGNVAPRSVEKKSKEEIKKFDNGEDK, from the coding sequence ATGGCAAATCTGCCTTCCGTTGAAGACCTGCTTGCTGCAGGTTCCCACTTTGGTCACCAGACTCAGCGTTGGAATCCGAAGATGAAGCCCTACATCTTGGCTGAAAAGAACGGCATCTACGTTCTTAACCTGTCCAAGACCCGCGACCTCCTCGAAGTTGCTGCCGCTGCTGCAAAGAAGATCTCCGAATCCGGTAAGACCGTTCTTTTCGTTGGTACCAAGCCGACCGCTCGTCAGTGCGTTCTGGATGCAGCAGCTGCTTGCAACCAGTTCTCCGTTACCAACCGTTGGTTGGGCGGTATGCTGACCAACTTCCAGACCGTTCGTAAGTCCATCAAGAAGATTGACAAGATCGACGCTATGGAACAGGACGGCACTTTCCAGGTCCTCGGTAAGAAGGAAGTCCTGGACAAGACTCGCGAACGCGCCAAGCTCCTCGAAGTGTTCGGTGGCATCCGCGAAATGGTGAACCTTCCGGGCCTCCTGGTCGTGACCGACCTCGCTCACGAAAAGATCGCCGTTGCTGAAGCACGTCGTCTTCACATTCCTATCATCGGCATTTGCGATACTAACGTAGACCCGACCCTCGTTGACTACCCGATTCCGGCTAACGACGACGCTGTCAAGTCTCTGAAGCTCATCGTTGACTACATCGCTGGCAACGTTGCTCCTCGCTCTGTCGAAAAGAAGTCCAAGGAAGAAATCAAGAAGTTTGATAACGGTGAGGACAAGTAA
- the rpsI gene encoding 30S ribosomal protein S9, whose product MYRGTGRRKNAIAAVILKPGSGKRTINGRDFKDYFHSEVQNMIANLPFAILGNAEEWDVEVTARGGGIAGQMGAVRLGIARALVANDAEVKPALKKEGLMTRDARAVERKKFGRKKARKNFQFSKR is encoded by the coding sequence ATCTACCGCGGCACTGGCCGTCGTAAGAACGCTATTGCTGCTGTGATCCTGAAGCCGGGTTCCGGCAAGCGCACTATCAATGGTCGTGATTTTAAGGATTACTTCCACTCTGAAGTGCAGAACATGATCGCCAACCTTCCGTTTGCCATCCTCGGCAACGCAGAAGAATGGGACGTCGAAGTTACCGCTCGTGGCGGTGGCATCGCCGGCCAGATGGGCGCTGTCCGTCTTGGCATTGCACGCGCTCTCGTCGCTAACGACGCAGAAGTCAAGCCCGCCCTCAAGAAGGAAGGCCTCATGACTCGTGACGCTCGTGCCGTTGAACGTAAGAAGTTCGGCCGTAAGAAGGCTCGTAAGAACTTCCAGTTCTCCAAGCGCTAA
- the rplM gene encoding 50S ribosomal protein L13 codes for MKTITVNPKNVERKWKLVDAANKPMGRVATEVARILMGKNKAIFSPNVDTGDFVVVINAEKVAVTGNKMLKKEYFHHTGMISGERWINFADLLAKHPTAPLEAAIWGMLPHSALGHKMIKKLKIYAGAEHPHAAQKLEVVDL; via the coding sequence ATGAAGACCATTACGGTAAACCCGAAGAACGTCGAACGCAAGTGGAAGCTTGTGGACGCCGCTAACAAGCCGATGGGCCGCGTTGCAACTGAAGTTGCTCGTATCCTCATGGGCAAGAACAAGGCCATCTTCTCCCCGAACGTCGACACTGGCGACTTCGTGGTTGTGATCAATGCAGAAAAGGTTGCAGTTACTGGCAACAAGATGCTGAAGAAGGAATACTTCCACCACACCGGTATGATCTCTGGTGAACGTTGGATCAACTTCGCAGACCTCCTTGCTAAGCACCCGACCGCACCGCTCGAAGCAGCTATCTGGGGCATGCTCCCTCACAGCGCTCTCGGTCACAAGATGATCAAGAAACTCAAAATCTATGCCGGTGCAGAACATCCGCACGCAGCACAGAAACTCGAAGTCGTAGACTTGTAA